The Streptomyces sp. NBC_00691 genome has a segment encoding these proteins:
- a CDS encoding helix-turn-helix domain-containing protein: protein MPAIAHSPDIGEPLEPLPREFAALMRPEIPGLIKEIGMEVQRTYPVYAHLFNGPHSDAIRQGVEQALAAFVERVADPGTNSALRDELLRKFGRVEAYEGRDLDTLLGAYRLGARVALRRAKIIGRTYNLSPTLILAFADALFAYVDELEALSREGYVMVQTRAVSDVAALRRQLLHLVVAGPPLPRATIAELCRDASWQLPAECTLVALRPPLAELVQAGLDRDVLADLTLPQPYLLIPGPLTADRLTMLGSALAGTSAVVGLTVPPSQAAHSIRWARRVLQLIDDGIVADAPLVHCEDHLTTLWLLSDPALVTQLAQRELAPLDELSGTRRDRLIETLRVHVSTRAPAEQVGEMLGVHAQTVRYRLRNLDSHFGDRLVDPDHRFALEAALRALHLGRRRTD, encoded by the coding sequence ATGCCCGCAATCGCCCATTCACCGGACATCGGTGAACCGCTCGAACCGCTCCCCAGGGAGTTCGCCGCCCTGATGAGGCCGGAGATCCCCGGCCTCATCAAGGAGATCGGCATGGAGGTCCAGCGGACCTATCCCGTGTACGCCCATCTCTTCAACGGGCCGCACTCGGACGCGATCCGCCAGGGTGTGGAGCAGGCGCTCGCCGCCTTCGTGGAACGGGTCGCCGACCCCGGGACCAACTCGGCCCTCAGGGACGAACTGCTCCGCAAGTTCGGCCGGGTGGAGGCCTACGAGGGGCGCGACCTCGACACGCTGCTGGGCGCCTACCGCCTGGGCGCGCGCGTCGCCCTGCGCCGGGCCAAGATCATCGGACGTACGTACAACCTCTCCCCCACCCTGATCCTCGCCTTCGCGGACGCCCTCTTCGCCTACGTCGACGAGCTGGAGGCCCTGTCCCGCGAGGGCTACGTCATGGTCCAGACCCGCGCGGTGTCCGATGTCGCCGCGCTGCGAAGACAGTTACTCCACCTGGTCGTCGCAGGGCCGCCGCTGCCCCGGGCGACGATCGCCGAGCTGTGCCGGGACGCCTCCTGGCAGCTCCCCGCGGAATGCACCCTGGTCGCCCTGCGCCCGCCGCTCGCCGAACTCGTCCAGGCGGGGCTCGACCGGGACGTCCTCGCCGACCTCACCCTTCCCCAGCCGTATCTGCTCATCCCCGGCCCCCTGACCGCCGACCGTCTCACGATGCTCGGCTCCGCCCTGGCCGGCACCTCGGCCGTCGTCGGACTGACCGTGCCGCCCTCGCAGGCCGCCCACTCGATCCGCTGGGCCCGGCGCGTCCTCCAGCTCATCGACGACGGCATCGTCGCCGACGCGCCCCTCGTGCACTGCGAGGACCACCTGACAACGTTGTGGCTGCTGTCCGACCCGGCCCTGGTGACCCAGCTCGCCCAGCGTGAACTCGCCCCGCTCGACGAGCTGTCCGGCACCCGGCGCGACCGGCTGATCGAGACCCTGCGCGTCCACGTCTCCACCCGCGCACCCGCCGAGCAGGTCGGCGAGATGCTGGGCGTGCACGCCCAGACGGTCCGCTACCGGCTGCGGAACCTGGACAGCCACTTCGGCGACCGGCTCGTCGACCCCGACCACCGCTTCGCGCTCGAAGCGGCCCTGCGCGCGCTCCACCTCGGCCGGAGACGGACGGACTGA
- a CDS encoding cytochrome P450 — protein sequence MAHSGTEAPELAGLPLLGSLLDLKKDSLDTFLRARREHGDVVRITAGPPGVRATMYGVFSAAGAQQVLAGDSANFRKDNAFYQEVRESFGNGLLTSQDEDYLRQRRLVQPLFTRRRVDGYAAAVAAEVATLADEWRDAGTEPVDVLEDMARLALRAVARILFGTDVDAAVEIVATAFPEVGAYVLRRGYSPLNVPRDWPTPGNRRAAAVHRALYEVCDRIIAERRGSGAAAPGDGQDLLTLLVEAESAEDGSFDATELREQVLVFLLAGHETTATSLGFALHLLALHPEERKRAHEEVDRVLAGRTPGAADLDALPYVTQVLKEAMRLFPAAAVIGRRAVEATRIDGVDIPAGADVIVAPWVTHRHPDYWEDAERFDPDRFTPEAEAARPRYAWFPFGGGPRACIGQHFSMLESVIALAMLLQRYDLEAVDTVVPVAPAITLQAAGPARCRLTPRTA from the coding sequence ATGGCCCACAGCGGCACCGAAGCACCCGAACTCGCGGGACTGCCCCTGCTCGGTTCCCTGCTCGACCTCAAGAAGGACTCGCTGGACACCTTCCTCCGTGCCCGCCGCGAGCACGGCGACGTCGTACGGATCACCGCGGGACCGCCCGGCGTCCGCGCCACGATGTACGGCGTCTTCTCCGCCGCCGGGGCGCAGCAGGTCCTCGCCGGGGACTCCGCCAACTTCCGCAAGGACAACGCCTTCTACCAGGAGGTCCGCGAGTCCTTCGGCAACGGGCTGCTCACCAGCCAGGACGAGGACTACCTCCGCCAGCGCCGGCTCGTCCAGCCCCTCTTCACCCGCCGCCGCGTCGACGGCTACGCCGCCGCCGTCGCCGCCGAGGTCGCCACCCTCGCCGACGAGTGGCGGGACGCCGGCACCGAGCCCGTCGACGTCCTCGAGGACATGGCCCGCCTCGCCCTGCGCGCCGTCGCCCGCATCCTCTTCGGTACGGACGTCGACGCGGCCGTGGAGATCGTCGCGACCGCCTTCCCCGAGGTCGGCGCGTACGTGCTCCGGCGCGGCTACTCCCCGCTCAACGTCCCCCGGGACTGGCCCACCCCCGGCAACCGCCGCGCGGCCGCCGTCCACCGGGCGCTGTACGAGGTCTGCGACCGCATCATCGCCGAGCGGCGCGGCTCCGGCGCGGCCGCCCCCGGCGACGGCCAGGACCTGCTGACGCTGCTCGTCGAGGCCGAGAGCGCCGAGGACGGCAGCTTCGACGCGACCGAGCTGCGCGAGCAGGTCCTCGTCTTCCTGCTCGCCGGCCACGAGACCACCGCCACCTCCCTCGGCTTCGCCCTCCATCTGCTCGCCCTCCACCCGGAGGAGCGGAAGAGGGCCCACGAGGAGGTCGACCGGGTCCTCGCCGGCCGTACCCCCGGCGCCGCCGACCTCGACGCGCTGCCGTACGTGACCCAGGTGCTCAAGGAGGCCATGAGGCTCTTCCCGGCGGCCGCGGTCATCGGGCGCCGGGCGGTCGAGGCGACCCGGATCGACGGCGTCGACATCCCGGCGGGCGCGGACGTGATCGTCGCCCCCTGGGTCACCCACCGTCACCCGGACTACTGGGAGGACGCGGAGCGCTTCGACCCCGACCGCTTCACGCCCGAGGCGGAGGCCGCCCGTCCGCGCTACGCCTGGTTCCCCTTCGGCGGCGGCCCGCGCGCGTGCATCGGTCAGCACTTCTCGATGCTGGAGTCGGTGATCGCCCTGGCGATGCTCCTCCAGCGCTATGACCTCGAGGCCGTCGACACCGTGGTGCCCGTCGCGCCCGCGATCACCCTGCAGGCGGCGGGCCCGGCCCGCTGCCGTCTCACACCCAGGACGGCGTAG
- a CDS encoding VOC family protein, whose product MERPEMTLQLTIDCADPQRLVPFWLEALRYIPDPPPEGHASWRAYWEAIGVPEDELGEDAGELPESIVDPKGMGPRVWFQRVPEPKTVKNRVHLDLKVGGGRGVPLALRRERVDGEVTRLTALGATILYAMDEPNGMDYYAVVLQDPEGNEFCLV is encoded by the coding sequence ATGGAGCGACCCGAGATGACCCTGCAACTGACCATCGACTGCGCGGACCCGCAGCGCCTGGTGCCGTTCTGGCTGGAGGCCCTGCGGTACATCCCGGACCCGCCGCCCGAGGGCCACGCCAGCTGGCGGGCGTACTGGGAGGCGATCGGGGTCCCGGAGGACGAGCTGGGCGAGGACGCAGGGGAGCTCCCGGAGTCGATCGTGGACCCGAAGGGCATGGGTCCCCGGGTCTGGTTCCAGCGGGTCCCGGAGCCGAAGACGGTCAAGAACCGCGTCCATCTGGACCTGAAGGTCGGCGGAGGCCGCGGGGTGCCGCTCGCGCTGCGCCGCGAGCGGGTGGACGGCGAGGTGACACGGCTCACGGCCCTCGGCGCGACGATCCTGTACGCGATGGACGAGCCGAACGGCATGGACTACTACGCGGTGGTCCTCCAGGACCCCGAGGGCAACGAGTTCTGTCTCGTCTGA
- a CDS encoding DNA alkylation repair protein, whose amino-acid sequence MAELAALEDPKARAVNERHGDDHGVNLGKLRTVAKRLRTQQDLAERLWETEDSAARLLALLICRPKAFGRDELDAMLRGARTPKVHDWLVNYVVRKSTHAEELRVAWTGDPDPVVASAGWALTTERVGKRPEGLDLDGLLDVVEAEMKDAPDRLQWAMNHCLAQIGIERPELRARALDIGERLEVLKDYPTPPGCTSPFAPVWITEMVRRREGT is encoded by the coding sequence ATGGCCGAGCTGGCCGCGCTGGAGGACCCGAAGGCGCGCGCGGTGAACGAGAGGCACGGTGACGACCACGGGGTGAACCTCGGCAAGCTGCGCACGGTCGCTAAGCGGCTCAGGACGCAGCAGGACCTCGCGGAGCGGCTCTGGGAGACGGAAGACAGCGCGGCGCGGCTGCTGGCGCTGCTGATCTGCCGGCCGAAGGCCTTCGGCCGGGACGAGCTGGACGCCATGCTCCGCGGGGCGCGCACGCCCAAGGTGCACGACTGGCTCGTGAACTACGTGGTGAGGAAGAGCACCCACGCCGAGGAGCTGCGGGTGGCGTGGACGGGCGACCCGGATCCGGTGGTCGCGAGCGCCGGCTGGGCCCTGACCACCGAGCGGGTCGGGAAGCGGCCCGAGGGGCTCGACCTCGACGGGCTGCTCGATGTCGTCGAGGCGGAGATGAAGGACGCCCCGGACCGTCTGCAGTGGGCGATGAACCACTGTCTGGCCCAGATCGGGATCGAGCGCCCCGAGCTGCGTGCCCGGGCGCTGGACATCGGTGAGCGCCTTGAGGTCCTCAAGGACTATCCGACGCCGCCGGGCTGCACGTCTCCCTTCGCGCCCGTGTGGATCACGGAGATGGTGCGCCGCCGGGAGGGGACGTAG
- a CDS encoding DUF6221 family protein translates to MDDLIAFLKARYEEEIATAVRLGDADGILRPWEIGGDPHLRIAKARVVTEVMSKRQLLEASAVTCPPVCGPGGEHAFTGSCALRRMGPVTEADGERWVHDDTGARFTAPPVTPEWTIRVLALPYAGHPDYRAEWRP, encoded by the coding sequence GTGGACGACCTGATCGCATTTCTCAAGGCCCGCTACGAGGAGGAGATCGCGACCGCGGTCCGGCTCGGCGACGCCGACGGCATCCTCCGCCCGTGGGAGATCGGCGGCGATCCGCACCTGCGGATCGCCAAGGCGCGGGTGGTGACCGAGGTCATGTCGAAGCGGCAGCTGCTCGAAGCCTCTGCTGTCACCTGCCCGCCCGTGTGCGGCCCCGGCGGCGAGCACGCCTTCACCGGGTCGTGTGCCCTCCGCCGGATGGGGCCGGTCACGGAAGCCGACGGCGAGCGCTGGGTCCACGACGACACCGGCGCCCGGTTCACGGCTCCGCCGGTGACGCCTGAGTGGACGATCCGGGTCCTGGCTCTGCCTTACGCCGGGCACCCCGACTACCGCGCCGAGTGGCGGCCGTAG